A genomic stretch from Helianthus annuus cultivar XRQ/B chromosome 1, HanXRQr2.0-SUNRISE, whole genome shotgun sequence includes:
- the LOC110878544 gene encoding 2-alkenal reductase (NADP(+)-dependent), giving the protein MEQVQNKQIILKDYVNGFPKESDMPLITSSIIRLNLPEGSNAVLVKNLYLSCDPYMRGRMSKSKGSYIDSFTPGSPIQGLGVAKVLDSGHLNFKKGDLVWGMTGWEEYSIINASEILFKIQDSDVSLSYYTGILGMPGMTAYVGFYEICAPKKGEYVYVSAASGAVGQLVGQFAKLSGCYVVGSAGTKEKVDLLKNKFGFDEAFNYKEEQDLEAALKRYFPNGIDIYFENVGGKMLDAVLPNMRFNGRISACGMISQYNVQGDGVRNLGHIVTKTLRMQGFIVSHYYHMYSKYMEMIMPLIKQGKICYIEDIVEGLESAPAALVGLFSGRNVGKQVVVVARD; this is encoded by the exons ATGgaacaagttcaaaacaaacaGATCATACTAAAGGATTACGTTAATGGCTTCCCTAAGGAATCCGACATGCCCCTCATTACTTCCTCCATCATCCgcctcaaccttccagaaggttcTAACGCCGTTCTTGTCAAGAACCTTTATCTGTCGTGTGATCCGTACATGCGTGGTAGAATGAGCAAATCTAAAGGAAGTTACATTGATTCTTTCACTCCTGGTTCG CCTATACAGGGGCTTGGAGTAGCGAAAGTCCTCGATTCGGGGCATTTAAACTTTAAGAAAGGCGACTTAGTTTGGGGAATGACCGGATGGGAAGAATACAGCATTATCAACGCGTCCGAGATTCTATTCAAGATTCAGGATTCTGATGTGTCTCTATCATATTATACAGGAATTCTtg GAATGCCTGGTATGACCGCTTATGTTGGTTTCTATGAGATTTGTGCTCCAAAGAAAGGAGAGTATGTATATGTTTCAGCAGCTTCGGGAGCAGTTGGTCAGCTCGTTGGTCAGTTTGCAAAGTTGTCAGGATGTTATGTCGTTGGGAGTGCTGGTACAAAAGAAAAG GTTGATCTGTTGAAGAATAAATTTGGATTTGATGAGGCTTTTAACTACAAGGAAGAGCAAGATTTAGAAGCAGCTCTAAAGAG GTACTTTCCCAATGGCATTGATATTTACTTTGAGAACGTTGGAGGTAAGATGTTGGATGCAGTACTCCCGAACATGAGATTTAATGGTCGGATTTCAGCTTGTGGAATGATTTCACAATACAACGTACAAGGGGATGGGGTACGCAACCTTGGTCATATAGTAACAAAAACTTTGCGTATGCAAGGGTTCATTGTGAGTCATTACTATCACATGTATTCAAAGTATATGGAAATGATTATGCCTTTGATCAAACAAGGGAAGATATGTTACATTGAAGATATTGTTGAAGGGCTCGAGAGCGCACCTGCGGCTTTGGTTGGGTTGTTCTCCGGAAGAAACGTTGGGAAGCAAGTTGTGGTTGTGGCTCGGGATTGA
- the LOC110931621 gene encoding rho GTPase-activating protein gacV-like, with translation MAPKQASGWQKRQKRKRQDELVKSQKGVMQKFLTPNPPIVDVEKPQEQEHVEEQQEHVEQEEVEQEQERVEVEDEQDEEHVEKQQEHVEEQQQEEHVDYIFDPRRWEGLNADEIKLLVAKGPKRDTSIEFGPYDKLNRRFSATIYTRTLSNLEKCDREWLVYSKELDKMFCFCCKVFRNGALKGRLGGVGFDDWHHATVV, from the exons ATGGCTCCTAAACAAGCATCCGGATGGCAAAAACGTCAAAAGAGGAAACGACAAGATGAATTGGTGAAGTCACAAAAGGGTGTTATGCAAAAATTTTTGACGCCTAATCCACCTATTGTTGATGTGGAAAAACCACAAGAACAAGAACATGTTGAAGAGCAACAAGAACATGTTGAACAAGAGGAAGTAGAACAAGAGCAGGAACGTGTGGAAGTAGAAGACGAGCAAGACGAAGAACATGTTGAAAAGCAACAAGAACATGTTGAAGAGCAACAACAAGAAGAGCATGTTGATTATATATTTGATCCAAGAAGGTGGGAAGGACTAAATGCGGATGAGATTAAACTATTGGTCGCGAAAGGTCCTAAAAGAGATACTAGTATTGAATTTGGTCCATATGATAAATTAAATAGACGATTTTCAGCAACTATTTATACAAGAACATTATCAAACTTGGAGAAGTGTGATAGAGAATGGCTAGTATATTCGAAAGAGCTAGATAAgatgttttgtttttgttgcaaAGTGTTTAGAAATGGGGCGCTAAAAGGTAGATTGGGAGGTGTAGGTTTTGACGATTGGCACCATGCTACCG TTGTATGA